One Telluria mixta DNA window includes the following coding sequences:
- a CDS encoding response regulator transcription factor — MKVLIVDDDVVSRMMLMHMIDSTASGVFDVLEAEDGEDAWAQLDAGADPVLLFCDLRMPRLSGMELLARVKADARFAGLPFVLVSAAADGATMEQALSLGAAGYIVKPFDAARVAQHLQPLMRAPDEQPDATLRRLGIDATRLLLYLGGLQRQLVSAGTDLAALLATSQLDAARAHLARLCEGCRTLGLHGAANGFDALRDAPDGAALTRELEAAHRAVMRQTDAARHLAM, encoded by the coding sequence ATGAAGGTTCTGATAGTCGACGATGACGTGGTGTCGCGCATGATGCTGATGCATATGATCGACAGCACCGCGAGCGGCGTATTCGACGTGCTGGAAGCGGAGGATGGCGAAGACGCGTGGGCGCAACTCGACGCCGGCGCGGATCCCGTGCTGCTGTTCTGCGACCTGCGCATGCCCCGTCTGTCGGGCATGGAATTGCTGGCGCGCGTGAAAGCGGATGCCCGTTTCGCCGGCCTGCCGTTCGTCCTCGTCTCGGCCGCTGCCGATGGCGCGACGATGGAGCAGGCGCTGTCGCTGGGCGCCGCCGGCTACATCGTCAAGCCGTTCGACGCTGCGCGCGTCGCGCAGCACCTGCAACCCCTGATGCGCGCGCCCGACGAGCAGCCCGACGCCACCCTGCGCCGCCTCGGCATCGACGCCACGCGCCTGCTGCTGTACCTCGGCGGCCTGCAGCGCCAGCTCGTCAGCGCCGGCACCGACCTGGCCGCGCTGCTGGCCACGAGCCAGCTCGACGCGGCCCGCGCCCACCTCGCGCGCCTGTGCGAGGGCTGCCGCACCTTGGGCCTGCACGGTGCCGCGAACGGTTTCGACGCCTTGCGCGACGCACCCGACGGCGCCGCCCTGACGCGCGAACTGGAGGCCGCGCATCGCGCCGTCATGCGCCAGACCGATGCCGCCCGGCACCTGGCGATGTAA
- a CDS encoding hybrid sensor histidine kinase/response regulator, with the protein MKTTVSPSLTFLTGGGQMAARIAAHDWRATALGPIEHWPGALRTALGLALNSRFPTLLCWGADLISFHNDAYTPLLGDKAALGLPFRTVWPEVWDTVGPIATKAYAGEACHHEDMPVLMERQGYPEQSWFTFSYSPVRDDDGTVGGILCTVVETTGKVRALASLRQKEETLRRLNEALTHQVASHASDRERLWRISPDVMAAASLATGRFLTVNPAFTASFGWSAEEATTRPFMEMVYPDDREDVLRKMQVLADGTPLVGYETRVLHKDGSYRWVSWTISPEGELLYGVARDITAEKHQADALRQAEEALRQSQKMEAVGQLTGGLAHDFNNMLAGVTGHLELMKLRLRMGQSGDLLTRIDAALGVTQRAAALTHRLLAFSRRQALDPKPTSVNALVMSMTDLIERAAGPSIAVRTRLAAALWTTLCDPNQLESALLNLANNARDAMPEGGLLVIETENVTLTPAQARRHGDLRPGEYVQVSVRDNGAGMAPDVAARAFDPFFTTKPMGQGTGLGLSMVYGFAHQSGGNVRIESRPGQGTEVRLLLPRHLVETPAAASPDVEPPLEAGSRKGVVMVVDDEADIRAVMSEVLELQGYTVLVACDAPQALRLLKDARPDMLVTDVGLPNGMNGRQLADHVRVQWPQLPVLMVTGYAESTVMKNEKLPAQMEILTKPFAMNALVDKVGCMLAQSVGTEVNAETGAEAA; encoded by the coding sequence ATGAAGACCACGGTTTCCCCCAGCCTGACCTTCCTTACCGGCGGCGGCCAGATGGCCGCGCGTATCGCCGCACATGATTGGCGCGCCACGGCGCTCGGACCCATCGAGCACTGGCCGGGCGCACTGCGCACGGCACTGGGCCTGGCGCTGAATTCCCGGTTCCCCACCTTGCTGTGCTGGGGCGCCGACCTGATCAGCTTTCATAACGATGCCTATACCCCATTGCTCGGCGACAAGGCCGCGCTGGGCCTGCCGTTCCGCACGGTCTGGCCGGAAGTCTGGGACACCGTCGGGCCGATCGCGACGAAAGCCTACGCGGGCGAAGCCTGCCACCACGAAGACATGCCTGTGCTGATGGAGCGCCAGGGCTATCCGGAACAGAGCTGGTTCACGTTCTCGTACAGTCCCGTGCGCGACGACGACGGCACCGTCGGCGGCATCCTGTGCACGGTCGTCGAGACCACCGGCAAGGTACGCGCGCTGGCGTCCCTGCGCCAGAAGGAAGAGACGCTGCGCCGCCTGAACGAGGCGCTGACGCACCAGGTGGCGTCGCACGCGAGCGACCGCGAACGCCTGTGGCGCATCTCGCCCGACGTGATGGCGGCGGCATCGCTGGCGACGGGACGCTTCCTCACCGTGAATCCCGCGTTCACCGCGTCCTTCGGCTGGAGTGCCGAGGAAGCGACCACGCGTCCGTTCATGGAGATGGTGTACCCGGACGACCGCGAGGACGTCCTGCGGAAGATGCAGGTCCTGGCCGACGGCACGCCGCTCGTCGGCTACGAGACGCGCGTGCTGCACAAGGACGGTTCGTACCGCTGGGTGTCGTGGACGATCTCCCCGGAAGGCGAACTGCTGTACGGCGTCGCGCGCGACATCACGGCGGAAAAACACCAGGCCGACGCGCTGCGCCAGGCCGAGGAAGCGCTGCGCCAGTCGCAGAAGATGGAAGCCGTGGGCCAGCTCACGGGCGGTCTCGCGCACGATTTCAACAACATGCTGGCGGGCGTGACGGGTCATTTGGAACTGATGAAGCTGCGCCTGCGCATGGGCCAGAGCGGCGATCTGCTGACGCGCATCGACGCCGCCCTCGGCGTCACGCAACGCGCCGCCGCGCTCACGCACCGCCTGCTCGCGTTCTCGCGCCGCCAGGCCCTCGATCCGAAGCCGACCAGCGTCAACGCACTCGTGATGTCGATGACGGACCTGATCGAGCGCGCGGCCGGCCCGTCGATCGCCGTGCGCACGCGTCTTGCCGCGGCGCTGTGGACGACCCTGTGCGACCCGAACCAGCTGGAAAGCGCCTTGCTGAACCTGGCGAACAATGCGCGCGACGCGATGCCGGAAGGCGGCCTGCTCGTCATCGAGACGGAAAACGTCACGCTCACGCCAGCCCAGGCGCGCCGCCACGGCGACCTGCGGCCCGGAGAATATGTGCAGGTGAGCGTGCGCGACAACGGCGCCGGCATGGCGCCGGACGTCGCCGCACGCGCGTTCGACCCGTTCTTCACGACGAAGCCGATGGGGCAGGGGACCGGCCTGGGCCTGTCGATGGTGTACGGCTTCGCGCACCAGTCGGGCGGCAACGTGCGCATCGAATCGCGGCCGGGGCAGGGAACGGAAGTGCGCCTGCTGCTGCCGCGCCACCTGGTCGAGACGCCGGCGGCGGCCAGCCCGGACGTCGAGCCGCCGCTGGAAGCGGGGTCCCGCAAGGGCGTGGTGATGGTCGTCGACGACGAGGCGGACATCCGCGCCGTGATGTCCGAGGTGCTGGAGCTGCAGGGCTACACGGTGCTCGTCGCCTGCGACGCGCCGCAGGCGCTGCGCCTGTTGAAGGACGCGCGGCCGGACATGCTCGTGACCGACGTCGGCCTGCCCAACGGCATGAACGGCCGCCAGCTGGCCGACCACGTGCGCGTGCAATGGCCGCAACTGCCCGTACTGATGGTGACGGGCTATGCGGAAAGCACGGTGATGAAGAACGAGAAGCTGCCCGCGCAGATGGAAATCCTGACCAAGCCTTTTGCCATGAACGCGCTGGTGGACAAGGTCGGCTGCATGCTGGCGCAGAGTGTGGGTACTGAGGTGAACGCGGAGACGGGCGCCGAAGCCGCCTGA
- a CDS encoding patatin-like phospholipase family protein, translated as MDIECKTGLILSGGGARAAYQAGVLQAISRILGEAGWPAARNPFEIICGTSAGALNAAGLACRADDFGDAVDQLADVWEGIDVTQVYRADSLGVLRSGARWLSLLSFGWMLRQWHAAPPASLLDNTPLVGLLHHMLDLPRLDAALASGCLDALAVTASSYSGGQHVTFYQSEREIAPWKRHQRVALQGQIGVDHLLASSALPFIFPAVPLYLDGRMEYCGDGSMRQLAPIAPAIHLGARRVLVVGAGRMNETVNHLPARVHYPSVAQIAGHALSSIFLDGLAMDIERLQRVNDTLSMLPDDLLAKTPLRRIRLLAIVPSERLDDIAARHTHDLPGPVRTLLGGIGATEKRGAALASYLLFEGGYTRELMALGQRDTYARRHDVLEFFEA; from the coding sequence GTGGATATTGAATGTAAAACGGGTTTGATTCTCAGCGGTGGCGGCGCGCGCGCGGCTTACCAGGCGGGGGTCTTGCAGGCGATCTCCCGCATCCTGGGGGAGGCGGGCTGGCCCGCCGCGCGCAACCCGTTCGAGATCATCTGCGGCACGTCGGCCGGCGCCCTCAACGCGGCCGGGCTGGCCTGCCGCGCCGACGACTTCGGCGACGCCGTCGACCAGTTGGCGGACGTGTGGGAGGGCATCGATGTCACGCAGGTCTATCGTGCCGATTCGCTGGGCGTGCTGCGCTCCGGCGCGCGCTGGCTGTCGCTGCTGTCGTTCGGCTGGATGCTGCGCCAGTGGCATGCGGCGCCGCCGGCTTCGCTGCTCGACAACACGCCGCTCGTCGGCCTGCTGCACCACATGCTCGACCTGCCGCGCCTCGACGCGGCGCTGGCCAGCGGCTGCCTGGACGCGCTCGCCGTCACCGCGTCGTCGTACAGCGGCGGCCAGCACGTCACGTTCTACCAGAGCGAACGCGAGATCGCGCCATGGAAGCGGCACCAGCGCGTCGCCCTGCAGGGACAGATCGGCGTCGACCACCTGCTTGCGTCGAGCGCGTTGCCGTTCATTTTCCCGGCCGTGCCGCTGTACCTGGACGGCCGTATGGAATACTGCGGCGACGGCTCGATGCGCCAGTTGGCGCCGATCGCGCCCGCGATCCACCTGGGCGCGCGCCGCGTGCTCGTCGTGGGGGCGGGCCGCATGAACGAAACCGTGAACCACCTGCCGGCGCGCGTGCACTATCCGAGCGTCGCCCAGATCGCCGGCCACGCGCTGTCGTCGATCTTCCTCGACGGCCTCGCGATGGACATCGAACGCCTGCAGAGAGTCAACGATACCTTGTCGATGCTGCCGGACGACCTGCTGGCGAAGACGCCGCTGCGCCGCATCCGGCTGCTCGCGATCGTGCCGTCGGAACGCCTGGACGACATCGCCGCGCGCCACACGCACGACCTGCCGGGGCCCGTGCGCACCCTGCTGGGCGGGATCGGCGCGACGGAAAAGCGCGGCGCCGCGCTCGCGTCCTACCTGCTGTTCGAAGGCGGCTACACGCGCGAACTGATGGCGCTGGGCCAGCGCGACACGTATGCCCGGCGCCACGACGTACTGGAGTTTTTCGAAGCATGA
- a CDS encoding hybrid sensor histidine kinase/response regulator, with amino-acid sequence MRRWLFLLVALLWLGLAQAAPTPTLRFEHLSVDDGLAQESVLSIVQDPDGFMWFGTQSGLSRYDGYRFTNFRNVVGDPKTLANNWVRVLYVDRKGRLWIGTDGGLDRYEPKTGTFTHFLPDEPAKRGNGNRHIRAILDDGKEGLWLATADGLQHFDIATGRFDTWHHVPGVPDSLASDKLTALARGRDGRLWIGTAAGLDSLDPERMHFRHHPSPRGGKYDFVQALMVDAGQGLWVGSMGGLERLPLGQKGDVRTFGLDDGMPPGEINVLYEDAERQVWVGSHDRGLYRWLPAPGRFERHPHRITDSYSLGDNQVTALYGDRVGTFWVGTWYGGVSRADMGSGGFARIVRGDDTPLALEDNKVRGIVGEGTGKLWLATNGGLHLFDPATGADQAWRLSPVEAGLTGDAMATSVALGRDGGVWVGTRNGLARFDPKTGQFTRRPLSMDDVDANFVRNVHVTRDGTLWAASRGGLHRIAPDGKQTTYQHDPAAAASLADNIVRPMLEDRHGRFWVGTFDGLDLLDRGTGKFRHFRHDPDDPTSLSHDEVHYLLEDRRGDLWVGTAVGLNRMVIGADGTPRFQRYTVRDGMADDVVAAMQEDLDGFIWVSSSSGLHRLDPSSGAWRNYNATDGTIEGAYFDASALRVADGTLYFGGNNGITAFNPRALHDNLIAPRAVITGLQIFGQPWQDVRPGMLPGPIERLSGITLTPQDSVFSLEFSALHFAAPGRNRFAYRLVGFDQDWIGVDAGKRFATYTNLDPGTYTFQVRAANKDGVWSDAAATLEITVLPPYWKTWWFRTLCALVVIGCGYGAYRIRVDVLRRQKAMLEQQVSARTERIEQQNRLLERQTEELREQERQVRRRTNELALANDALQENEERLYQAKQRAEDATRQKSEFLANMSHEMRTPLAGVIGMLGFALRDTALRDCTREQILRGQANAQSLLAIINDLLDFSKIEAGKLTIENIDFALDESISHVGTLFEEQAGAHSVGFAVRLEPDLPRFVVGDPTRLRQILVNLVGNAFKFTESGSVTVRVERRPEDQHDRAGRNMIRFSVEDTGIGIAPDALPRLFQKFEQADATTTRRYGGTGLGLAICRQLVELMGGTIGVASTPGVGSTFSFVLPLADGVQPHSVVDQPRAPHTHRLRVLCAEDYPTNQIIVRMMLEELGHQVDVVENGLLAVMACARTRYDLILMDGRMPEMDGATATRLIRAGGPLDAPVLDQHLMIVALTANVSEEDRTRYLACGMDAFITKPIDDAQLHFHITRAIERQLQRGIELAPMPAPAARTPSTAELDAMFDVPADAVAPVAPEPGIVRRTGDLKDRLRGAFLADLPRRRIELEKALEVGDHDTAGRVLHGMKGSAGYLGEDGLRALCAELEGLADAGQLDAVRAGLPRLWDLLARFEAETA; translated from the coding sequence ATGAGACGATGGCTGTTCCTGCTGGTTGCGCTGCTGTGGCTCGGGCTCGCCCAGGCCGCGCCGACCCCGACCCTGCGCTTCGAGCACCTGTCGGTGGACGACGGCCTCGCGCAGGAATCCGTGCTGTCCATCGTCCAGGACCCGGACGGCTTCATGTGGTTCGGCACCCAGTCCGGCCTGTCGCGCTATGACGGCTACCGCTTCACGAATTTCCGCAACGTCGTCGGCGATCCGAAGACGCTCGCCAACAACTGGGTGCGCGTGCTGTACGTCGACCGCAAGGGCCGGCTGTGGATCGGCACGGACGGCGGGCTCGATCGCTACGAACCGAAGACCGGTACGTTCACCCACTTCCTGCCGGACGAACCGGCCAAGCGGGGCAACGGCAACCGCCACATCCGCGCCATCCTGGACGACGGCAAGGAGGGCCTGTGGCTCGCGACCGCGGACGGCCTGCAGCACTTCGACATCGCGACCGGCCGCTTCGATACGTGGCACCACGTGCCGGGCGTGCCGGACAGCCTCGCGTCGGACAAGCTGACGGCCCTCGCGCGCGGGCGCGACGGCCGCCTGTGGATCGGCACCGCGGCGGGCCTCGACAGCCTCGATCCGGAGCGGATGCACTTCCGCCACCACCCGTCGCCGCGCGGCGGCAAGTACGACTTCGTGCAGGCGCTGATGGTCGACGCGGGCCAGGGCCTGTGGGTCGGCAGCATGGGCGGCCTGGAACGACTGCCGCTGGGCCAGAAAGGCGACGTCCGCACGTTCGGGCTTGATGACGGCATGCCGCCCGGCGAGATCAACGTGCTGTACGAGGATGCCGAGCGCCAGGTCTGGGTCGGCTCGCACGACCGCGGCCTGTACCGCTGGCTGCCGGCGCCGGGCCGCTTCGAACGCCATCCGCACCGCATCACCGACAGCTACAGCCTCGGCGACAACCAGGTCACGGCGCTGTACGGCGACCGCGTGGGCACGTTCTGGGTCGGCACGTGGTACGGCGGCGTATCGCGCGCGGACATGGGCAGCGGCGGCTTCGCGCGCATCGTGCGCGGCGACGACACGCCGCTCGCGCTGGAAGACAACAAGGTGCGCGGCATCGTCGGCGAGGGTACCGGCAAGCTGTGGCTCGCCACGAACGGCGGCCTGCACCTGTTCGATCCGGCGACCGGCGCGGACCAGGCATGGCGCCTGTCCCCCGTCGAAGCGGGGCTGACGGGCGATGCGATGGCGACGTCGGTGGCGCTGGGCCGCGACGGCGGCGTGTGGGTCGGCACGCGCAATGGCCTCGCGCGCTTCGATCCGAAGACCGGCCAGTTCACGCGGCGCCCGCTGTCCATGGACGACGTCGACGCCAACTTCGTGCGCAACGTGCACGTCACGCGCGACGGCACCCTGTGGGCCGCGAGCCGCGGCGGCCTGCACCGCATCGCACCGGACGGCAAGCAGACGACGTACCAGCACGACCCGGCCGCGGCCGCGAGCCTGGCCGACAACATCGTGCGCCCGATGCTGGAAGACCGCCACGGCCGCTTCTGGGTCGGCACGTTCGACGGCCTGGACCTGCTCGACCGCGGCACCGGCAAGTTCCGCCACTTCCGCCACGACCCGGACGATCCCACGAGCCTGTCGCACGACGAGGTGCACTACCTGCTGGAAGACCGGCGCGGCGACCTGTGGGTCGGCACGGCCGTGGGCCTGAACCGCATGGTCATCGGCGCCGACGGCACGCCGCGCTTCCAGCGCTACACGGTGCGCGACGGCATGGCGGACGACGTCGTGGCCGCGATGCAGGAAGACCTCGACGGCTTCATCTGGGTCTCCAGTTCGAGTGGCCTGCACCGGCTCGATCCGTCCAGCGGCGCCTGGCGCAATTACAATGCGACCGACGGCACGATCGAGGGCGCCTATTTCGACGCGTCCGCGCTGCGCGTGGCCGACGGCACGCTCTACTTCGGCGGCAACAACGGCATCACGGCGTTCAATCCGCGCGCACTGCATGACAACCTGATCGCGCCGCGCGCCGTCATCACCGGCCTGCAGATCTTCGGCCAGCCGTGGCAGGACGTCCGTCCGGGCATGCTGCCGGGCCCCATCGAGCGCCTGTCCGGCATCACGCTCACGCCGCAGGATTCCGTGTTCTCGCTGGAGTTCTCGGCGCTGCACTTCGCCGCCCCGGGCCGCAACCGCTTCGCCTATCGTCTCGTCGGCTTCGACCAGGACTGGATCGGCGTCGACGCCGGCAAGCGCTTCGCCACCTACACGAACCTCGATCCGGGCACCTACACGTTCCAGGTGCGCGCGGCGAACAAGGATGGCGTCTGGAGCGACGCCGCCGCCACGCTGGAGATCACCGTCCTGCCGCCGTACTGGAAGACGTGGTGGTTCCGCACCCTGTGCGCGCTGGTGGTGATCGGCTGCGGCTACGGCGCGTACCGCATCCGCGTGGACGTCCTGCGCCGCCAGAAGGCCATGCTGGAGCAGCAGGTCAGCGCGCGTACGGAGCGCATCGAGCAGCAGAACCGCCTGCTCGAACGCCAGACCGAGGAATTGCGCGAGCAGGAACGGCAGGTGCGGCGCCGCACGAACGAGCTGGCGCTGGCCAACGACGCGCTGCAGGAAAACGAGGAGCGGCTGTACCAGGCCAAGCAGCGCGCGGAAGACGCCACGCGCCAGAAGTCCGAGTTCCTCGCCAACATGAGCCACGAGATGCGCACGCCGCTGGCCGGCGTGATCGGCATGCTGGGCTTCGCGCTGCGCGACACGGCACTGCGCGACTGCACGCGCGAGCAGATCCTGCGCGGCCAGGCGAACGCGCAGTCGCTGCTGGCGATCATCAACGACCTGCTCGACTTTTCCAAGATCGAGGCGGGCAAGCTGACCATCGAGAACATCGACTTCGCGCTCGACGAATCGATCTCCCACGTGGGGACGCTGTTCGAGGAGCAGGCCGGCGCGCACAGCGTGGGCTTCGCCGTGCGCCTCGAGCCGGACCTGCCGCGCTTCGTCGTGGGCGATCCGACCCGCCTGCGCCAGATCCTCGTGAACCTCGTCGGCAACGCCTTCAAGTTCACCGAGAGCGGCTCGGTCACCGTGCGCGTCGAGCGCCGTCCGGAAGACCAGCACGACCGCGCGGGCCGCAACATGATCCGCTTCTCGGTGGAAGACACCGGCATCGGCATCGCGCCGGATGCGTTGCCGCGCCTGTTCCAGAAATTCGAGCAGGCCGACGCGACGACGACGCGCCGCTACGGCGGTACGGGCCTGGGCCTGGCGATCTGCCGCCAGCTCGTCGAACTGATGGGCGGCACGATCGGCGTCGCCAGCACGCCGGGCGTGGGCTCCACGTTCAGCTTCGTGCTGCCGCTGGCGGACGGCGTGCAGCCGCACTCCGTCGTCGACCAGCCGCGCGCGCCGCACACGCACCGCCTGCGCGTGCTGTGCGCGGAAGACTATCCGACCAACCAGATCATCGTGCGCATGATGCTGGAAGAGCTGGGCCACCAGGTCGACGTCGTCGAGAACGGCCTGCTGGCCGTGATGGCCTGCGCACGCACGCGCTACGACCTGATCCTGATGGACGGCCGCATGCCCGAGATGGACGGCGCGACGGCCACGCGCCTGATCCGCGCCGGCGGTCCGCTGGACGCGCCCGTGCTGGACCAGCACCTGATGATCGTGGCGCTCACCGCCAACGTCAGCGAGGAAGACCGCACGCGCTACCTGGCCTGCGGCATGGATGCCTTCATCACCAAGCCCATCGACGACGCGCAGCTGCACTTCCACATCACGCGCGCGATCGAGCGCCAGCTGCAGCGCGGGATCGAGCTCGCGCCGATGCCGGCGCCGGCCGCGCGCACGCCGTCGACGGCCGAGCTGGATGCCATGTTCGACGTGCCGGCCGACGCCGTCGCGCCGGTCGCGCCGGAGCCCGGTATCGTGCGGCGCACGGGCGACCTGAAGGACCGCCTGCGCGGCGCCTTCCTGGCCGACCTGCCGCGCCGCCGCATCGAACTGGAGAAGGCGCTGGAGGTGGGCGACCATGACACGGCCGGGCGCGTCCTGCACGGCATGAAGGGCAGCGCCGGCTACCTGGGCGAGGACGGGCTTCGTGCGCTGTGTGCCGAACTCGAGGGCCTGGCGGACGCCGGGCAGCTCGACGCCGTGCGCGCCGGCCTGCCGCGCCTGTGGGACCTGCTGGCTCGTTTCGAAGCGGAAACAGCCTGA